The Amycolatopsis sp. DG1A-15b genome window below encodes:
- the infA gene encoding translation initiation factor IF-1: MAKKDGAIEVEGRVVEPLPNAMFRVELENGHKVLAHISGKMRQHYIRILPEDRVVVELSPYDLSRGRIVYRYK; this comes from the coding sequence ATGGCGAAGAAAGACGGGGCCATCGAGGTCGAAGGCCGCGTAGTCGAGCCGCTCCCCAACGCGATGTTCCGCGTCGAGTTGGAGAACGGTCACAAGGTCCTGGCACACATCAGCGGCAAGATGCGGCAGCACTACATCCGCATCCTGCCCGAGGACAGGGTTGTCGTGGAGCTCTCGCCCTACGACCTCTCTCGTGGTCGCATCGTCTACCGCTACAAGTGA
- the rpmJ gene encoding 50S ribosomal protein L36 → MKVQPSVKKICDKCKVIRRHGRIMVICENLRHKQRQG, encoded by the coding sequence GTGAAGGTCCAGCCGAGCGTCAAGAAGATCTGCGACAAGTGCAAGGTGATCCGCCGTCACGGCCGGATCATGGTGATCTGCGAAAACCTGCGGCACAAGCAGCGGCAGGGCTGA